A window of the Cicer arietinum cultivar CDC Frontier isolate Library 1 chromosome 6, Cicar.CDCFrontier_v2.0, whole genome shotgun sequence genome harbors these coding sequences:
- the LOC101508650 gene encoding pectinesterase-like: MAENDTNKGRRIAIIGVSTVLLVAMVVAVTVGTYRNQNGYDDNIEDTKKNHVASTMKAVQTICHPTDYKKECEETLIAEAEADNVTDPKELIKIAFNVTMKRIGDKIKETDLLHEVEKDPRSKDALDTCKQLMDLSIDEFTRSLDGINEFDLQNIDKILMNLKVWLNGAVTYMDTCLDGFENTTSEAGTKMKELLTSSIHMSSNALAIISDFADTVSDWNATNILRRHLLHDSETPSSVDHHKQHNAMKNVFKHKPNVTVALDGSGDFKSINEALTRVPEKSKKPFVIYIKEGVYPEYVEVTKHMTHVVFVGDGGKKTIITGNKNFIDGVNTYRTASVAIQGDHFVAINMGFENSAGPHKHQAVALRVQGDKTIFFNCSMDGYQDTLYVHTMRQFYRDCTISGTIDFVFGNALAVFQNCKFVVRKPMSNQQCIVTAQGRKERFQPSAIVIQGGSIVSDPEFYPVRFDNKAYLARPWKNFSRTIIMDAFIDDLIHTDGYLPWQTIEGPSGMDTCFYAEYHNFGPGSDKSKRVNWAGIWNLNAKAAHWFAPSKFFHGGDWIEATGIPFFSGIPDHHRHKETLLKW; encoded by the exons ATGGCCGAAAACGATACAAATAAAGGAAGGAGAATCGCCATAATTGGCGTATCTACTGTGTTATTGGTGGCTATGGTTGTTGCTGTCACCGTTGGCACATATCGCAATCAAAATGGTTATGATGATAATATAGAAGACACCAAAAAGAACCATGTTGCTTCTACTATGAAAGCAGTTCAAACAATTTGTCATCCCACTGATTACAAGAAGGAATGTGAGGAAACCCTCATAGCAGAGGCTGAGGCTGACAATGTCACTGATCCAAAAGAACTTATCAAAATAGCATTTAATGTTACCATGAAAAGAATTGGTGATAAAATTAAGGAAACCGATCTCTTGCACGAGGTTGAGAAAGATCCTAGATCAAAGGATGCACTTGATACATGCAAACAACTTATGGATCTTTCAATCGACGAATTCACTAGGTCACTTGATGGAATTAATGAGTTTGATCTACAAAATATTGACAAAATCCTTATGAATCTGAAGGTTTGGCTTAACGGTGCTGTTACATATATGGATACATGTTTGGATGGATTTGAAAACACCACTAGTGAAGCTGGTACAAAGATGAAAGAGTTATTAACATCAAGCATACACATGAGTAGCAATGCTCTTGCCATTATTTCAGATTTTGCCGACACGGTCTCGGATTGGAATGCCACAAATATTCTTAGACGCCACCTTCTTCATGATTCTGAGACTCCTTCTTCGGTTGATCATCATAAACAGCACAATGCTATGAAAAATGTATTCAAACACAAGCCTAATGTTACTGTCGCCTTAGATGGCAGTGGTGATTTTAAGAGCATCAATGAGGCATTGACGCGGGTACCTGAGAAGAGCAAAAAACCATTTGTGATATACATTAAGGAAGGTGTTTACCCAGAGTATGTTGAAGTTACCAAACATATGACGCACGTTGTGTTTGTTGGTGACGGTGGGAAGAAGACAATAATCACTGGCAACAAAAACTTTATTGATGGCGTTAACACCTATAGAACCGCCTCTGTTG CTATTCAAGGAGATCACTTTGTGGCCATTAACATGGGATTTGAGAACTCAGCAGGCCCACATAAACATCAAGCAGTGGCACTAAGGGTTCAAGGAGATAAGACAATATTCTTCAATTGCTCAATGGATGGATATCAAGACACACTTTATGTACACACTATGCGTCAATTTTACCGTGATTGCACCATTTCAGGTACCATTGACTTTGTCTTTGGTAATGCCCTAGCTGTTTTCCAAAACTGTAAATTTGTTGTCAGAAAGCCAATGTCAAACCAACAATGCATTGTGACCGCACAAGGAAGGAAGGAAAGATTCCAACCATCAGCAATAGTCATCCAAGGAGGTTCCATTGTATCTGATCCTGAGTTCTACCCAGTGAGGTTTGACAACAAGGCATACCTCGCCCGTCCATGGAAGAACTTTTCTAGGACTATCATAATGGACGCTTTCATCGATGATTTGATTCATACTGATGGCTATTTGCCATGGCAAACAATAGAGGGACCTTCTGGCATGGACACTTGCTTCTATGCTGAGTACCATAATTTTGGCCCTGGTTCAGACAAATCAAAACGTGTAAATTGGGCAGGTATTTGGAACCTCAATGCAAAGGCTGCACATTGGTTTGCACCATCCAAATTCTTCCATGGTGGTGATTGGATTGAGGCAACTGGAATTCCTTTCTTTTCTGGTATTCCCGATCATCATAGGCACAAAGAGACTCTGCTTAAATGGTGA